CTGCCAGAATCCGGTTAATAGCCATTAGCAGTTCATCGCTGTCTGTTTCTTTCAGTATAAAACCTTTAATTCCAAAATCAAGCAGGGCGTTGTAAAAGCCTTTTTCACCACTTGCAGAAATCACCAGAATTTTGAGGTCGGGATGTTTTTTGAGAATAATTCTGATTCCCTCTATTTCATTAAACTGTGGATTATTAACAGTCATAATGATCAGGTGGGGTTTCATTGACGGAAGAAAGCCCAAAAGTTCTCCGACATCAGATGCTTCGGCCACAATCTCATATTTTCCTGTGGCCTGAAGCAGGTATTTCAGGCCACTTCGGAACAACCGGTGATCATCAAGCAATATAATACCGTTTTGTTTCATACGGTAGCTTTTTGTTCCTCAACGGGGACTACCATTTCGAAGGCCATTCCATTAGGGGCATTGTTAAAAAACTTGTTTGTCGCGTTAATTGACCGGCATCTGCTGATAATATTGGACATACCCATGCCCATAAATTCATAGCCATCCTGCCAGTTATTGAATCCTATTCCGTTATCATGGTAGT
Above is a window of Bacteroidales bacterium DNA encoding:
- a CDS encoding response regulator transcription factor, which encodes MKQNGIILLDDHRLFRSGLKYLLQATGKYEIVAEASDVGELLGFLPSMKPHLIIMTVNNPQFNEIEGIRIILKKHPDLKILVISASGEKGFYNALLDFGIKGFILKETDSDELLMAINRILAGETYFAQDLLMTLIKGDSEDPVLKITEREKEILRLICGGLSNQEIASHFNISQRTVERHRTNLLEKTGSKNSIRLVLFALKNNLVTI